A stretch of DNA from Amphiprion ocellaris isolate individual 3 ecotype Okinawa chromosome 18, ASM2253959v1, whole genome shotgun sequence:
tgtatgAACGACAAAAATTCAGCTAATTATTGTTTCAGTATAATGAGAGGTGATGCAATGATACTGACAATAACTGTGATATTCTAAAAACAAAGACTGACAATAGATATACGGTAGTTGATCCAGTAACTATCTGGTTGACACTCCAACGTAGGAACAAGTATTTACAGTACAGACTTACTCTCCACCTTGTTGTCTGCGCTGACTTTTCAGCGCAAACTTTCGCCTTCTGTGACACATCacacgctgtcagtgagacgctttTAAAGAAGGCGAAAGTTTTCGTCGAAACTGTCAAGGTAATCAACATCTATCTATTGattttatgtctgaacaaaagaactcaaaactactgtattaacaagaagacatgatgaacgtttTTGAGCTAGAAAGGGATCACCAGTGTGAAAGATTCTTCCTCAGAGGATCATGAATTTTCCTGATAATCCATCCCATAGTTGTCACAATATGTCACCATAGCACATGGTAAAGTTACTGCTGCACAGGgtactttaaaagaaaaccagATTTCACACGATTCACATCAAGTCCAAATAGTTTCATATTCTTAATAAAACAAGAAGTTGAAACTACTGTGCAGCATTTTCGTGCAGGTGCAACTATTTGAGATTAAGATTTTACAGAACTAAGTTAAAAGCATTGATCTGATGTCCTgtactggtttaaaaaaaatcacctttaaGGACaattaataatcaaataaaCTGAGGTTAACCACTCCAATGTTAAGATAAGAAACCTAATCTGCTTCAGAACTTTCGATGTGTCCGCGTGTAGGAGTGATAAAGGTAAAAGACATTTTCAGTCTGACTAATAAGCAACACAGACACAGCAACCTAAACCTGAGTGTAATGGCTGTGGTTTAGTTCAGCACCAGGAGGGGAGGACTGAAACACCAACgctctcctccatctctgctgTGACATTCAGCCATTCAAACAGGAGTGAAGCACATCTACAGAGAGGTGACAAAAACTTCTCAGCAGCTTTGACAACATCTTCAAGGTGGTGCGCACCACAAGGAAACCCAACCCAGTTCACAAAGGGGTCAGATAagcttcagcacctccaaggtgtagtttgtttttttttttttttttttttaaatttcctctGGTGATGtttcaaaacacaaagaggAGAAATATCCAACATGTTTAAACCACGAGTCAGTTCCTCTTTTGTCTCTGGCAGAACAAATGTTTGATTAAATGCACAGCGAAAATCCAACAGGGCAGCCAAAGTGTGCATATAGAGGTGTGCATGTCTAGATAAGTGCATCGTGCACATGTACTTGTCCCTGCAAAGGTTACAGCTTCAGCACAAAATATGAACTGGGTGAAAGGATCCTGTGGTAGTTGGAGCCCACGTTGCTCTGCTGCAGATGCACGCTACGTAGGTTTATTATTAAACGAGAATGCGTCAGAGGTAGCGGCAGCTTGGCCTGAAACCACACTCCTTTAGCATGCAGGTTTGCACCAAGAAAACCAAACAGTGTTCCAACTGTGTATGATTTGGTCACCCACTCATTTGTTATGTTTAGCACATAGTTGTTGAACACAAAGTGACACCTACTCATGAAGTTGAGTCTGCgatttttctgatatttcaggtttttgatcagcgaatatttttttaaaaaatgcaacattttcaacagtttcaAAACTTTGTTGCTACCAAGAAATGGCACAACACCACAAGGAGCTCCCTGGTATCACAGCGTGTGTTGCCCACAGATATCAACAGCTATCCTGGAACCATATCATCCTTTTAGATGTGCTAAAGTGCTCTGACTTTATCGCTTACAAGAACCTGAGGTTTCCCTCAAAAACCAAACAGCATGTGTCACTTTCAAGAGGAACCATCAACGGTATCGTAGCAGCCCTACACACTTTTAAACACGGCAACAGTGAAAACGATAACATGGAAAACAAGGCAATATTCAACATTTCcttaaagcagaaaataacactgaaatgaAAACCCTGGCAGTGCAACAAGGCGCAGGAAGTCTCAAAGACTCTGTGAGCGTCTATAAAAGTTGTTGGATTTaaggaaaatagaaaaaaggctTTAAGGTCAACCAAGTTAAACTTTGTGACGTAGATTCACAGCAGAGAGGGGACTGTATATATTATAGGAAAAGAGGTACCGGTAATGATGAAAGCAAATGTTGCACAAGTATAGTCACAAATGCAGTTTCTGTTACACAGCGATATCAAAAAGTAGATAACATCCTCCTCCGTAAACTTCGACTCAGATCAAACCAACAAAGTTTTTAGCAGCCAACATGTAACTATGGTCACCACTGTGGTTACTGATAATAATTATGATTGATTTACCTGATATGTGTAAGTCACGAAACATGTcttccaacaaaaaaaacacccttgGGCTCAcacaagactttcaaagcctttGAATGTAGGGTATATATGAGACTTGACTGAGTGTATAAAACAGTTCGAATGcaacaaatttacaaaaatcaaAGGAGTGGCTTACTTCGATGTGGAGCTGAGCTGCTTCAGGATGCTCAAAGACTGCCGGAGCATGCTGGCAGTGGAGTCCAACCAGCTTCTCTACTTGACCTCAGTCCTGTTCAGCCGCCCTAAGAGCTAACCTTCTCCAACCAAACCGTCCACGCAGGCTAAAGCCGCTTCATCAGGAGGAGACGGTGTTGACCAGTCGCTCTGTATCTGTGGCTGCTGCTTCTCTGTGTCTATGTGTGCGTGGTTTGGTCGTCGGTTTTCGTTCTTGTTTCAGGTGCGTGCTCTACAGTCTCATCTAACACAAGGCAGCGAATGAGGAAGTTGCACAGATGAAATGACAGCTGTGAGAGGgaagagagattttttttcaggtttgaCTGTCACACTATGATTTTACAGTTAGACGCCACCGATAGATGTATTCACAGAAAAGAACGAAGGGAATTATGTAGGTGGAGGTTTAATGGCAGAACATTGGACTTCTGTTTCCCTTCATACGAGTGGGCAGAACTTTGCCAATTCATGTGTCATAAAACTTAAACATAATTTGTTCAGTATTGTGTACCAGGGCTGCTTGTAATTACACTGAtgctcactttttaaaaacattctccTGTTAGACTGTGGTTATTATGTACTTCTGTAAATGCTAACTGTGTGTGCTTAACAGATACAAGGATGTGAAATGGCCAAAAGAGGAAACTATCAGTGCTGTTGTTTGTGACATGTTTTCCTGTCAGCCTGAAGACCCAGTCAAGTCAAACtatgtgcttttttaaaacatgtctaCATGGTGTTTTCTATACACTACAAGACAAATAGTGAGGAAAATAAGCAGCCAGTACCATAGCTGAGCATTTCCATATGCAACAAACCAAACTATCAACTTGCAGCGgggagctttctgtatcattcttctgcatcagttttcagttcaaatgtgtatggctgaattactccaatatgacatcctgctgctgtgaagCTTCATAGTGTTTGGGCAGaactgtaggtgagctggtgcactcaagctgcagcaggaagcagAGAGGCGGTGGAGGGAGGCGGGTCCTGCATGGATCTACTCATTCTAGAGTCAGCCACAGTGTGGAGttacatctgagccattttacGAGGTGTgattcagtttcttttttttgccttcaaCAAGCAGTCACAGATTTTTCAACTCTTGCTGCTAGCTGTAAATACAACATTGACATATTACCTTATTTTGCTTGCTACTTTCACTTAAATGGTTAATACATTGACACACCCAGAAGAATTTGATCAACATTAGCATTTGGTCATTTGTGGTGTTGTCTCTTGTTGACTGTACTTTTAACTcttgttttggtctccaccaccagGTAGTATAGTGATATACACTCACCGGCCACTTATTAGGTACACCTATTCAACTGCTtattaacacaaatagctaaacAGTCAATCACATGGCCACAATACgatgcatttaggcatgtaaaCGTGGTCAAGAGAatttgctgaagttcaaaccgagcatcagaatgacaaaaaaaggggATTCAAGTGACTTTCAAAtgggcatggttgttggtgccaagAAGGGCTGGTCAGAGCATTTCACAaactgctttgattttcatgtacaaccatctctagggtttacagagaatggtccgaaaaagagaaaatatccagtgagcggcAGCTGTGTGGacgaaaatgccttgttgatgtgagaggtcagaggagaatgggcagactggttggaaaTGATAGAAAGGccacagtaactcaaataaccactggttacaaccaaggaatgcagaatacatCTCTAAAAGCACAACACATCCAACCTTGAAAAAGATGTCCTATAGCAGCAGAAGCTCACACCGGGtgtcactcctgtcagctaagaacaggaaactgaggctacaattcatacaggctcaccaaaattggacaagattggaaaaatgttgcctggattgatgagtctccatttcagctgcgacattcagatggtcagaatttggcgtaaacaacacaaaagcatggatccatcctgccttgtatcaatggTTCaagctggtggtggtggtttaatggtgtgggggatattttcttggcacactttgcgCCCTTTAGTACCATCTGAGCATGGTTTTAatgccacagcctacctgagtattgttgcacCATGTCACCAAGCTCAAACCGTCTCAGACTGGTTTCTTCAGCATGACATTGAGCtcactgtactccaatggcctccgcagtcaccagatctcaatccagtagaacctttgggatgtggtggaacgggagattgACATCATGGATGcggctgacaaatctgcagcaactgcgtgATGCTACCATGTCGATATGGACCAacatctctgaggaatgtttccaacaccttgttaaAAATATGCCACCAAGCACTAAGGCAGTTCGGAAGACAAAAAGGgttccaaccttttactagcaaggtgtacctaataacaTGGGCAATGAGTGTATACaggatttttgtttgtgtttttgtcttctttgcaGCAGTGGTTGCACATACAACATTAAACCCACCTGCCTGATATTGTGTAGCGCCACCCCtatgccaccaaaacagctctcaTCCATCAGGCATCGACACTGGACCTCCAGAGGTCTACGTCCTGTAGTGTTCGTAACCGTGAcgttggcagcagatccttcagGTCCTGTGAGTGCAGCGTCTGTGGATCAGCACATCTCACAAATGCTTCACCAGATAATGACGTGAGAGTTCAGAGGCCACGTCAACATCTTGGGCTCAAGCAGGGCTCAATGAGGTAGGTGCTacagtaacatccacatgaaggcTAGAACCCAACAGAACATCGCATTTTAACAAGATGAGCAATGGTATTCACTTCACTTCTACGAGGTTTTAATATTGtgtctgatcagtgtatataaaatatatatttaagatGTGCCATAATATCTAATTGTTCCTCACCAAAAATGTTATTCCTCAAATGGACACCTTCAAATTCATAACTGGTAGAATGTAATAAATACCTACAATAACatccttcattaaaaaaaatacaatgatttttgctttcataagTGGGAAGGTctgatgttgcatttttgcaaatatCACTGTTAAACTCTCAGATTTCCGTGTGTGTGGTTGGAGAAGCTCACCTAATACCTTCAGTGACAGCCTTTAATTATAAGCTCAGCTCTTTTAGCAAACTGTGCTGATTGACTCACAGTCCTGTCAATTTAAAGCACACACATCATCTTGTAAAAATCATTCCATTTAGTTGAAATCTATAAACAGTAAATTTTCACTTTTGATTGCTGCAAAATGATATCTAACCTCTATTCCGTTGAACTGCTGAACATTCCTCTTTGGATAGATAGTTGCAGGTGGAGGTCGTATTAACTCTTGTGCCTGACAGATGCTGCAGTCTAGTGGTGGAAACAGCAAAATGCACATTACTAAGAGTAGGGTACAATTTCTGTATCAACATAAATAAAGACTGAAGTCTTTCTTACTAGATTTCAAACTACATGCTGCAAAGTATCTGACAAAACAACTTATTTATGAAAGATGCTCAACAGAATCAAAACTACAAATCCCAGCTGCATTAGGTGAGCAGCCGAGGCAAACATTTACAATTCAAACACCAAACAACCATATATttattgatgattttattttttaaaattacttcaAATACATGATGGAAAATTTAACTACATTTCTTATACTTTGTGGATCCAACAGTTTGTTAAGTGAACTGCTTCCATTTTATAGGGAATATTGTTTTTCTGGTCAAGGCAATTCCAAATCCTCCGCATACTGACTTACTAGTTTATTATGTACACCTGTGAAGTCTTAACATTACCAATGCGAGTCCTATCTTGGTCAAATTGatattgtttagtttttgtttataCTGCAAGCAAGGAGTTGAGCTATCTGAAAATTTAGAGACTGTTGTTAGTGTTGCTGATGCATAGCGGTGTCTTACTGTGGATTGTAAGTGTACCTAATAAACTAACCCTGTGTAGGTTGTTTGTAGCACTATAATCACAGGAGAAAGACAGTGAGTTGGTCTTGTGCAAACTCTAAAAAAGGCAACAGAAGACACAATCTCTCCCAGAGACCTACAGATCTCATCGGAAACAGGGCACAAGCACAGTTAGTGAGGCGGTTTGAGACTGCGCTTTCCAGCACTGATGTTCAACAACCTTAGAATGCAAGCCAGAGATTACAGAATACATCTTGAGACACTTTTGAACTGACAACCGGTTTTGCTCAGATTTTGGGGGGAGAAAGGGGAAAGATCTTATACAACATATTCACCCAACTGTCAGTGAATTCAATAGCTGTGGTGCAGCATGATGAACTTAAATACAGAGGAAGATAGTGAATACTTTCTATATATCAGTTGAAtaatgttctttgacttcttacaaaacaaatgagtaaaaagcaccaaaaaaatcGCGCATGCTCAATGTAATAACTGTCCAGTAAAATTTGTATAAGGTAACcttgtaaaaatgtataaatcagAAGGAATGGAAATAATTTCAGCAGCTTTAGAATTAAAACCCTGGTTGGTGGGGAAAAATAAAGAGGCTGTGAAGCACTTGGAAAACCTGTGATTGTCTCCTCTTGAACCTTCAAGGAATTTTAAAGAAGACCTGAGGCATCCCAAATGTTGCATTCCTCTTCACCTTGCTTTGCTCCACCCGTTTTCCCTGTCCTCACCACACAGTTGTGGAAGATCCACAGCCCCTGATTTGAAATGAGGGACAGGGGTTCAGGAGCAGCCCTGATCTGACACCACTCATGTTGGTCCCCTCCCCGTTCTCCTCCAGatctccttctccctccatccctcgAAGACTGAAGTGCATGTGGAAGCTTTGAGCTGGACGACTAGCGCTTTGCTTTGGCTTCTTCAGCTTctttttctgattaaaaaaatgaaatgacagaagaaaGTGTAAAGCTTTGAGtttcaaaatggtaaaaacatccataaaattCCACCAAATACCTTTAGACATTACCAAGCAGAGCAGCAAATGAATGATGACAAGTGAAATCCTGACTCTCTTGTTCTTCCCTTAACCTACTGAACCCCAAAACTAAACCAATGTTAATGTCATGACATTTGATCACTTTCAACATCATGTTTTTCCAcatatcatttaaaaatacaccaaaaataaaccatttattttagtcagattctttaactaataaaaaattatgCACTTCACTGCACAAATGCTAAGTCATTAGTGACTAAGCTGCAACCAAAAGCCACTTTagaaaaattcagggactttacAGCTGAACTGTGATTAACTTCAGGCTGTACTTAGTGAAATAGCTATACTGTGACAAGTcaccatttttccagtattgataATATCTGTGgatacttggaaaaatgttgtacactTTAATTCAAGGTTTTCAATTTGTGCAAACGTCAATCAGAAAATTTATTCAATTTagattgttcttgttttttttataggatttatggcattataactataaaattagacaaaagacatttttgaccactCTCTGCTTCTAGCTATAGTCGTGCCTTTTCCATAGAAGTTCAGAACttcattttgcagtgaaaaatgagtccagagtgagacaaaatgtgacaaaaagctACAAACACCTAGAAGCTgattggggttcagagagtaaTTAAAACATGTGTACTTTCAAGCCTTACTTGTCAGCACGTATACAAACAAATCTTAACCATCAAACCATTAGGCTAAACAAAATTATGTtgtttcatagttttttctgtttgagcTCCACTAACTGGTGACTCAAAGTGCCACTATGATACAGTATATTACTTGCCAAGAACTGCATGAAAACAATCAGATGAAACCAGAAAGGATATCTACTGTTGTGTGTcctaatgtgtgttttcatctaCTACAAACATTAGAATTCTAATTGGCAACAAGATGCATAAAAGATGCACTTCTACACAAGattctctgttgtgttttcttacCTTTCCTGAGTTCATCTCTCTTCTTAGCAGCTTCCTCCCTCTGTTTCTTGATGATGGCCAGTCTGGCCAGGTCGGCTCTGGCCTGCTCAGTTTTACCCTCAAGGTGAAGCTTCATGTAGCGTTCCTTTGATTTCTGCTTCTCTATTTCCTCTCTGAcagagataaagataaagtgATACTTAGTCCCCaccgggaaaaaaaaaaacataataaaccaAAGATTGAGACAGAATATAGTTTTAGaatctaaacaaacaaacaaaaagacaaatacaaaCATTCCTCTCCTGCATGACACTCACCTCTCTCTGCGAGACAGCTCTCTGGGAGCACTGACATCTAATTCAGCTACCTTCTTGCTCTTCTGTGACACACGATTGGGATTCTCAATTTCTATGAGCCCCTCCACTCCACTCCTCTTCCTGGACTAATCACAGGAAAACACGTCTATAAGACAAGTTTTCAGCAAAGGATTTGCACAAAACACTATCAGAACTAAAATAGCTGCTATTTCTGTATGCCACCATTTCATCTGACAACTGGCTGGATGTTAATACCACTGTATTTATTACTGCTGCAATGAACAATGCTTTTAACGATCAATCTTAGGACGAGAGAAAAACGGGGACATTCAGAGAATTCCTGTTCAACATATACAAAGAGAAGTAGCAATTCAATAGAAGCTACAATAATAAGAAACATTGAAACTCTGTTCTTCCTCACTTTTGTTTTCACACAGAACAAATTTGCCCCAAATGGTCAATTTACCAAAGCAAACAGCTTTACTGTACTATACACCTAGGTGACCTCACTCACGTCAGACTCCTCCTCACTGCTGCTCTCCTCATCTGACTCTGCAGAGCTTTCTTTCTCTGCACCAGGATTTTCCtcctgttaaaaaaacacaaaacaactacattaCTACACTTTGTTTGAAGGCAACCACATTTTTTGGCCACAGTTGTCCTTTCCTCACCAGCTCTTTCTGGGC
This window harbors:
- the pdap1a gene encoding pdgfa associated protein 1a; the encoded protein is MPRGGKKGHKGRGKQFSNPEEIDRQMRAQKELEENPGAEKESSAESDEESSSEEESDSRKRSGVEGLIEIENPNRVSQKSKKVAELDVSAPRELSRREREEIEKQKSKERYMKLHLEGKTEQARADLARLAIIKKQREEAAKKRDELRKEKEAEEAKAKR